A region of the Dermatophagoides farinae isolate YC_2012a chromosome 7, ASM2471394v1, whole genome shotgun sequence genome:
aaGCTATTACTGCTTCTGTCTATTAagtaatttttatttacatgGCGCCATTtcgaataggaaaaaaaatcaaattgaaaataccatgataatattcaaaaacTTCAAGTATTAAAGGAttctaatcaaatcaaaaagaagattaaaaaaaaaattgaaattccaCATAATTTATGAAATATTCTGACAATTGATAAagtatgaaaaaatcaaatgtttacattataaaaaaaacttaccataAATTTTCAGAATTTCTGGAATgagtgaacaaaaatttccagaaaaaaatagatatttatataaaagaatgaataaaatgattcaatgatgattgatgaaataaaattgattgaatttactATGATTCTGGAATGTTACGGTTTCAtagattttgaaaatcaatctttACACTttcaatataatgaaaaGATGTGTGTATACGTGTCACCTGTGATGAAAATCTGAAattctaaataaaaaaaaaataattcaacaattaaattcaatgaaaaacaatccaACTCACCAAATGGGAAACGCCCCATATATAAaacaatgttgaaaattacaaacacacacacacacacaatttacatttgttgttatccacacacacatacacacacacacacattggcGTTTGGTTCGATCGGTTGGTTGTTCGGTGGTTGTTATTactggttggttggttggttggtatCGTGTATATGCAATGAGTTAACActaaaaaacaacgacataCAGCCTGTTATTATGCATAAATACAACAGGATCAACAATCGACCAATATATTTTACcatcaaatattttgttttcggtgTGAATGAGGTGTGggcacaataataatattttaagCTAATTAAGTcacaaaaaatgttgattgatacaaaaaaaaacacttgtATATTATAcatcaattatttcattataaacactttaaaaaaatggttgGCATGATTCTTCAAGTAATGAATGTTCCTAGAATTTAAGAATAtgcttttttattttgttggaaatttttttcggatcaataaaaaaaagtcggGCTGTTGTTTGTGTTATGGATAATTTGAATCCCGTGATATaatgatatatttttttttatttgcttcgttattggtttgtttgtcaacaaaaacaaaaaggtTCAAGGTCCAATATCTGCTAATTGGATGGTTGGATATTATCTTTTGAATCTGCTGATGTAATGAAACATAAATGGAGAAGAATCATTTaattcgattattatataGTTATAtgttatatcatcatcaacaaaaaaaaaaaaataatcgaacgttatgttgttgttttttttttgtcaatcaagttatgatgacaatcaaGGTGGATATAGCCATTCTTCACAATCGGGGAGCGGCatagaatttgaaattttcgataaaattgaagaaaaaaaaaattcctcgtgttgataatcaaaacaaaacaaaataaaacaaaacttttcacattaaataaaaattaccAGTAAATTATATGACGAATAAGAACTCAATGTAGACACACCGATCTTAATTTGatccatcaatcaaatcaaaaaaaaaaaaaaaaaaaaatgaaaattgttattttttttcactctgtAAACTCATCACAAGACAAATGGCagcaatatcaacaacaacaacaacaacgatgatgatgatgatgacaacaataacaaaaacaaccaccACTACAACTATCCACTTACCTTATCTGTTTTGTATATCTGATATAAATGTATGGATCGTggtatttttcatttaatacCAATACTATATGCTTTGCctacatattttttttaatttttactTGATCAGTATGCTACTACCTTGAAGAATGAAAGATAATTataaatgattgttgttgttgttgttgttgttggtactTCTACCGGCATGACTTGTAGCGACGTAACGTGTATCCAAAAAATAATACGAACTAAAATGCTccaaatgacaatgattggGGTGGTGGTAGCTGCTGGTTTTTTGGGTGTTGGATGATACCATGCAtatacatcatcaatatatatatatatacagtgATATCTCGGTTAGCGATGgtggttttttgttgattattggaAACATTGACAATATCTAAAACCACCTCAAATAGCCAAAATCTATAGAATCAGCATAGCTAATGGTAAAttcaaaagaatcaaattttcattgtgctaaaaaatattgttatATCCAATAATCTAATATAGATTTTATAATATGGATTTATCAGTTctctttttgaaaaaaaatggaacttTGATTAACCATTTCCGTTTTGGAACAAATTATTCGAGACACTACTGTATAGAACAAGCCTCCCTCCCTCCTtctcgttattattattatttttttttttatttttctcccactctttttttgaaatatggGTGGAATGCCACAgtatggttgttgttgatgatgatgatgatgatgatggcgtcCATCCTGTTTTtcggctttttttttggtatttcaATTTATGCGAATGAAGGGAGTTTCTATTattcgatgattatgatgagaaATCATTTTCTTGTATTGAGTTTGTAAAGAGCGCGCGTTTGCGACCTCCTCGGggtcacaatcatcaacattatcaatcacacacacacacacacacgccaaacaactttgaaataaaaaactagaaaaaacCACTTCTTTATTaccgatgaaaatgatgacgatgacctGATCTTGATCTTGtccgttttatttttctttcttgaaTTTCTATTCTCTTAATTCACAGCTGTGTATATAAAAATCGggttattgaatttttgtcttttttttttgctaaccCGTATGatgtataataatagtagTACAGGTGTTGTTAGTATTGCCACAATTACATTTGGTGATGTTTTatttaatgtgtgtgtgtgtgtggttatTATAAGGATATTATTACCGGGTCATTGTGCCGgttgttcaatgttttttttttctacttttgaATTCACTAAATTCAATATTGCCCTGATAATCGTATTTTTACTACAATTTCGTGTGTGAATGGCACATATGATGGTCATGACATTTGATTTCTAGCGTTTTGGTCTATCCAAATTGATCGTTGGTGTTCGATTGTTGCGATTCATTGATTGCGGCCGTTGTTCATGTTCTtccaatgaaattattattcattataccaccagcaccaccaccaccaaaaaaaaagaagaaaaaaaacattgccatctgttataaaaaaaacaatcgtaTGGGTGGGTGGTGGATGAAAAAACGAATTCGAGTGTATATGCGTGCGcccaataatgaaaaacaaaacaaaaaaaaaatgttcgatTAGAACCAATGATCATTTCctcgttttcatcatcaaaaacaacaacaacaacaacagaaaaaaatgaatgaaaaaaaggtgtGTCTCACTCAAccaagaaagagagagagagagagaacgaTAGCAAGATCCCGAGAAACAATGTCCAAATTCTAGAATTTtgaacacacatacacgcacaaaaattcgaaaaattaCCCATAATAATAGGtccaaaataaatttgaaatctgctgctgctgctgttgctgttgttagTTTTCCGGTTACTGACACGCCCataaatttgatcatcagaATGATGTATGGatgttgtgtgtgtctgtgtatgtggaacaatgaaaaaataaatgaccTAAAATGGAATGATTGAACGATGCTTTGAATTTACATTACATAAAAAACTACCAACATAACATTAGAGATTGAAGAGGTTGGCCAATACGAATACAATTCATTTGTAGGAATattctgcaaaaaaaaaattcagatggTCACGCGCTTTTTTATCGATCCATCTCGACTATCATaccaaaaaacaatagaacaaatgaatcgaaatgatAAAGTTTCTGGTTATTTCGCTATAAATATATTGTAtacatcatcgattgatgatcaacagcGATTAAATTgacaatcgattgaaatcattgaaaaattgatcatttaaaaaaaacttgttacGCACAATGCGCCATCTATTATTTTAGATTAAAAAtatgtaaatttttaaaatttattctcgcgcttctttttctttcatcgtttggtgtggtggtgatggtggtttttgtttttgaatcaattgtggtgcattttcatttacagCTCGCCAAAATAATCGACATAGATTTTCTCTTATATAacgataatcaaaatgattttgtagaaaataataatcattaaattcatttaaacCGATCGAATACCATAATAgtgtttgaaattcattcatagttAAATATGGTTcattaatgatcattttatccgattgtgatggtggtggatgCATTCGATCAAACAATCGTATGGCAACACGTATTCGTTCCCAAAGATCATATTCACGTATATCACATAAATGTAATATGATTAACACGTGCATTGTTGTAATTGGTAACGCCACTGTCATTTCTAacattttgataaaatcaataaaaattcctTTTAAACTTTGAATAGTTGCATCATTTCTAATGAATTCAGATAATTTCCATAGATTTAGTAAATCATTActtgattcaataattctatattgaaaattcatttccatcACCGTAATACAATGTTCAATAAGACGACAGAATATTTCATATAACaaacgattattatcatcgatagCAATTAACGCCGAAGTAGTATTAAACGAAATATTCGTCTTCTTACATTACTAATGGGtaaatgttgaaattcaattgttgttgttgaatcattTAAAGTTTTCGAAAACAAAGTTAAATTCTGTAAatgatcagatgatgattctgtacaatcattcattggtGATAATGGTTGATCCATATTAATTGGTTtatatgattcaatcaatgattctgatgatgaatagCCTGAAGTTCGAAATTCACTATCatcacttgttgttgttgttgttgttgttgtttgattattttggcCATCAAAAACACTGTTATTTGTATTGATTATAaatccatttgatgattgattcatcactggttgttgaatgttgttgcttttatcattattattattgacaatgatgattgttgatgaacgAATTTTATCGGCCAATTTCAACATCAGTATACATATTGGTGAACGAAAAAGACGAAATTGTTTAGCCAATGGCATTAATggtacatcatcatatgaataaTATGATTGTAGTATACCCaattcaaaagaaatttttttggcaacattttgtgaaaattttttcggatcttgtcgttcatcatcattgggaCGATATTCTTCCATAATCGTTATTTCACAATCAATAGATAAACAAGAcattgtattgaaaaaaattctaaccGATCCTGGTCCTTCCCATGTCCAAGTGATT
Encoded here:
- the LOC124496402 gene encoding lysophosphatidylcholine acyltransferase gives rise to the protein MTMNNNDDEQQQQQQQQRQQQQLDMISVNPFVNHCHMNGWLRLYTYTIGIFLFIIRLPPFIGFIIIAVIIAKLTLLIIAIGQWFGMQTECIRKIGRNISIFLLRTALFFAGFYWIRMVDQRPLDRRDHLAPIICAAPHSSFFDILLILKLKNPTFVSRKENLRTPLIGNILRLYNGIYVDRHNKDSRTATIQAIMDRTINHGEHVLIFPEGTTANRKALLQFKLGAFLPRLPIQPVLIRYENCCGLQDPITWTWEGPGSVRIFFNTMSCLSIDCEITIMEEYRPNDDERQDPKKFSQNVAKKISFELGILQSYYSYDDVPLMPLAKQFRLFRSPICILMLMEMNFQYRIIESSNDLLNLWKLSEFIRNDATIQSLKGIFIDFIKMLEMTVALPITTMHVLIILHLCDIREYDLWERIRVAIRLFDRMHPPPSQSDKMIINEPYLTMNEFQTLLWYSIGLNEFNDYYFLQNHFDYRYIRENLCRLFWRAVNENAPQLIQKQKPPSPPHQTMKEKEARE